GGTGGAAGGGGGGCTACCCGGCAGATGTGGGATACTTGTTCATGAATTCCATAAATGCTGATATAGGCCAAGTTCTGGCCCTCAGAGCACATCCATGAAGGGGTTAACAACGAATCCCAGGTAGCGATGAATTCCAGACACAAAATGAAACGGGATCATGGGGGACCGAGGGGGAGGGGGAACCTGTTTGAAGAGACTGATCAGGAAGGATGGCGAGGTTGGCAGAGGTGGGGCCTTGCAGGCCTGGTAGGCTGTGGGGAGTGCTTGGATTCTACTTTAAATCAAGGATTGGCAACCCAATGAACCAATTCGGGCCCACCatctattttgtaaataaagttttattggaacatagccacatACATTTGTTTATATGCTGTgtaacacagaaagagagagaaaagaagaaagaaaatatgctcATTGCCTAACAGGCAAAgccttattgttattattttttcaaggCTTTCCAGACATCAAGACAAAACAGGAATTCTGATATTTACAGTTTGGCAGTGTGCTTTCATATTATAGCATCTGAGTTAAGTTGTTGCAGCAGAGATGGTTTGAGACCATATATCAAGTTAAAGGCTAAAGTATTTATTGGTGTAGGTTTGCTAGATAAAATACATGATGCCTAGACTTGAGTTTGAGGTAAATGACAAATAATGTCTTCGTATTTAAGTATGTCTCAAATAGTGCATGGGGCATGCTTATGCCACAACATTAGTTATTGTTGATCTGACATTCACATTTAACTGGGCATCTTGTAGTTTTATTTGCTGGATTTGGCAACCCTTACTGCCTAtccctttacagaaaatgcttgccaggcactgctctaagtgAAGAGGAAGTTCCTGGGGAGTTTTAAATGGAGAGTTGTAAATGGGGCCGCCCtatctgattttctgtttgaAAAAGAGGGCCTTGGCTGCTATTTGGGAAATGGCTGGGCGGGGGGAACAATTTTCTGAGCGCGGTAATGGAGGGAGCCCCTCCCACTGAGGGAAGAGGATGGCCTTGTGGGGGCTTGAGGAGGTGAGTAAGTGGCTGGGGCCACCGAAGTGTTGACTGTTAACGATCTTTCTGCTTCTATGGGATTAGAACCTTGGAGAGGCAGCCAGAGCTGAGGAATGTTCAGCAGGGGGGCTTCATAAAGATTcagggggtgaggggcagggggagaAAACCAGCCCAGGGGCTCTACCAAACCCTAAATATCAGAATTCcaggtttatcttttttttttttttttttttttgagacggagtttcactcttgttacccaggctggagtgcaatggcgcgatctcggctcaccgcaacctccgcctcctgggttcaggcaattctcctgcctcagcctcctgagtagctgggattacaggcacgcgccaccatgcccagctcattttttgcacttttagtggagacggggtttcaccatgttgaccaggatggtctcgatctctcgacctggtgatccacccgcctcggcctcccaaagtgctgggattacaggcttgagccaccgcgcccggccaggtttaTCTTGACATTTgtaaggttttcatttttaaaaaaggataaaatgaggCACTTCCTGACAGGCAGTGGGCATCCggtctcttctctcttcccttcctttccttccttttttcttccttccacctgttgtgtttctttcttgtctttcttatCTCTCTTGCCTGTCTTCCTCCACCTTTTGGAGGCACTGGTGGATATCCAGcacttgtttcttttctaatcTGTCTCCCTTCTTCTAAAGTGGGAGTTCCGGCTGCCCGTGTGACCCGCGGCCATGCCGCTCATGCAGCCGGCATCCCAGAACCGTGTCTTGCAGCCACGGAGCTCTTCTCACCTCTCCACCCAAGTGGTCTTCTGAACGGTCACGAGCAGACAAGCTCCTGAGGGCAAACCCAGCTCCCCTTCTAATCCTCCAGAGCTGCTGCTTTATCCTCACTGCATGAGCACCAACAGCTCTGGGCACAGCATCCTGGGGCAGCCCGAGGCTCCCCTGAGGACATGGGTCTGTGCTGACTTCAGCTTTGATGGCTAAGCAGGCTGCGGAAAATAGCACTGAGGTTGTTCACCCTCGTTGCAGATCCTGTTTGAGTTGCTGCACGTCCCATCCGTCCTCCTGGCCGACCAGGTACAGATGTCCCTGTATGCCTCTGGCCTCCTGACCGGTGTGGTGGTCGATTCTGGCTACGGCCTGACCCGCGTGCAGCCTTTCCACCAGGGCCGCCCCTTGCCCTACAGCGGCAAGACGCTGGAGTTCGCCGGCCAGGATCTCTCTGCCTACCTCCTGAAAAGCCTCTTTAAGGAAGATTGCGATAGACGCAGCGTGTTTCAGCTGGAGACGGTCGCCGTGACTCAGATGAGCAAGTGCTACGTGCCGCAGAATCTGGGAGAGGCCCTGGACTTTCGTGAGAGCCAGCAGAGTGGCTTGAATGAGAGCAACACCTATCAGCTCCCAGACGGCTCCCGCGTGGAGCTGACACCCATGCAGCAGGTGGCTCCTGAGATGTTCTTCAGTCCGCAGATGTTCGAGCAGCCGGGGCCCAGCATCCCACAGGCCATCCTGGAATCCGTAGAGTCCTGTGAGATCTCCCTGCGCCCCCTGCTGGCCTCCCACGTGATGGCCTGCGGGGGCAACACCCTTTATCCCGGGTTTGCAACACGCCTCTTCAGGGAGCTGATGTGGGATCATTTCTCCTCCGTCAGAGCCACGGTCTGGGCGGGTTCCAATAGAAACTTCAGTGTCTGGCTAGGAGCGTCCGTGGTGGCTCACCTTTCTACCTACCAGTCTGAGTGGATGTCCCGAGAGGAGTATGGTGAGCGTATGAGGGTGTGACCCTACTGGCTCACCCCTGAGAATGGCCCCCTGTTAGATGGGCACGGGTAGATTAATTTCAGCAAAAATGTTCTGGGCAGGGGTAGAGTGAGATGGGGTGGGGTTACCTGGCTTTGGAATTCTGGGGGCATGAGGGTATTTTTTAGGTTTTAAGGTTTTATCTTGTTGCAAGAATGGGACCCACCCAAGGAGGAAGATAAGATGTCATCCTTGGCAACCCTACAGGGGACAGTTTTTCCAGGGTGGCCTGCCACTGGAGTAGGAGTGGCTGGCTGCTGTCTCCATGTCTGAGAGCCACGGGTTTTTCATTGATATGCCCCTTGGTCTGTCTCATTCTTCTTAGTTGAGTTGGTTTTAAGTGGGATAACCCTTCTGCTAGGAGTCCCAATTATTTTTGACTAGGGGATGGGGGAGAGTTGACATTTCTGGTCCCGCAGACCCTTTCTGGCCCTGGAGGCCCTGCTGCAGCTGAGCCTGGGATGTCCCCGCCGCCTGTCTTCCTGTCTGTCTTCCTCCACTTTTGGATCCACTCGTTGGATCTTGTTTTATATCTGCAAATAAACAGCTTGTTTGGAAATAGTGCTGGCTCCTGTgatggatgggggtggggggggcggccCCTTGGGGAGACTCAGTGAGTGTAAGTGCGAGAGAGCCAGGTGGCAGCCAGGTGGGCTCTGAGGTGCCTGGGGCCCGTGAACAGTGGCTGCCACTGAGTGGGATAGGCAAGGGTCTGGACCCCCTGTTCTTCCATTGCCAcattctatccatccatccctgGCGTTCCAATATTCTGTTTAAAGTTTGCCTTCTTATTCGTTTAGTACATATCTGACAAATATTCAGGTACCTACACCATGTTTTAGGAGCTGTGCTGGACACTGGGGGCTTGAGGTGAGAAAGATGTACAAGGTTTCTGGTTTCAAGCTTACAGCTTCCTGTGAGATCTGTGGTAGACAGTATAGAAGTCAATATATTTCTTGGGCTGggtaccatggctcacgcctgtaatcccagcactttgggaggccaaggtgggcagatcacaaggtcaagagatagagaccatcctggccaacatggtgaaaccctgtctttactaaaaatgtaaaaaattagctgggcgtggtggtgcacgcctgtagtcccagccactcgggaggctgagacaggagaatcgcttgaacctaggaggcagaggttgcagtgagctgagatcacgccactgcactccagcg
Above is a window of Saimiri boliviensis isolate mSaiBol1 chromosome 11, mSaiBol1.pri, whole genome shotgun sequence DNA encoding:
- the ACTL8 gene encoding actin-like protein 8, with the protein product MAARTVIIDHGSGFLKAGTAGWNEPQMVFPSIVNYVPCRENPGPSYAQRRVSLGIDICHPDTFSYPIERGRVVNWDAVQYLWSFVLENHRREHEIPPVIITETPFREPADRKKMLEILFELLHVPSVLLADQVQMSLYASGLLTGVVVDSGYGLTRVQPFHQGRPLPYSGKTLEFAGQDLSAYLLKSLFKEDCDRRSVFQLETVAVTQMSKCYVPQNLGEALDFRESQQSGLNESNTYQLPDGSRVELTPMQQVAPEMFFSPQMFEQPGPSIPQAILESVESCEISLRPLLASHVMACGGNTLYPGFATRLFRELMWDHFSSVRATVWAGSNRNFSVWLGASVVAHLSTYQSEWMSREEYGERMRV